The following proteins are encoded in a genomic region of Synechococcus sp. WH 8016:
- a CDS encoding universal stress protein gives MFKNLLIADSGKGHVEEMVRMLRDLPAFRAARINLLHVVSEQGKVNAEDHWTTAGSLLAKAVSQLGLNPSDVNSIIRQGDAKQTVLKVAEEINADLIVMGSRGLGRLQSILSNSTSQYVFQLSTRPMLLVRDDLYVRHVNRLMVTVDGTGVGDDALRIACEMVREIPGGQLTGVHIARQDLSASRGGDSKADGLLTAAVQRARSMGVDLKPMHVANPDIGRGVCQAAEEINADLVVIASQDRRPLVARGLVDLDKLLGGSISDYIRVHAPAPVLLVREPEQS, from the coding sequence GTGTTCAAGAATCTTCTGATTGCTGATTCCGGCAAAGGTCATGTCGAAGAAATGGTGCGGATGCTGCGGGACCTTCCAGCATTCAGGGCTGCACGCATCAACCTGCTTCATGTGGTGTCCGAGCAAGGCAAGGTCAACGCAGAAGACCATTGGACAACCGCAGGGAGCTTGCTCGCCAAGGCGGTAAGCCAATTGGGCCTTAACCCGAGTGACGTGAATTCGATCATCCGCCAAGGGGATGCCAAGCAGACCGTTCTGAAGGTGGCTGAAGAGATCAATGCCGACTTGATCGTGATGGGATCCAGAGGTCTGGGTCGGCTGCAATCGATCCTGTCCAACAGCACCAGCCAATACGTCTTTCAGCTATCAACACGTCCCATGCTGCTGGTGCGTGATGACCTTTACGTCCGCCATGTGAATCGCCTCATGGTGACTGTTGACGGAACAGGTGTTGGCGATGATGCGCTTCGAATTGCCTGCGAAATGGTTCGAGAGATCCCAGGCGGACAGCTGACTGGCGTCCACATTGCCAGGCAAGACCTCTCTGCCTCCCGCGGTGGCGACAGCAAAGCCGACGGCTTGCTGACGGCCGCAGTCCAACGGGCTCGCAGCATGGGCGTTGACCTCAAGCCAATGCACGTGGCGAACCCGGACATCGGCCGAGGGGTTTGCCAAGCAGCCGAAGAAATCAATGCCGACCTTGTGGTGATCGCATCACAGGACAGGCGCCCTCTTGTCGCTAGGGGCCTGGTGGATTTGGACAAGCTCCTTGGCGGCTCGATCAGCGATTACATCCGAGTCCATGCGCCTGCGCCGGTTCTTCTGGTCCGCGAACCCGAGCAGAGCTGA
- a CDS encoding acyl-CoA thioesterase: protein MVIESVTRPPWRLHKRVLPQHTDHGGVMWHGAYVGWLEEARVEALAAVGLPYRLMALEGLEMPVVRMDMSYKRALLHGDQVVLLSHALPPEGPRWRWQTRLLRPDGDCAFEAHVELVLVRLDGDRRQVLRRPPPSVASALQLLTQGPTQ from the coding sequence ATGGTGATTGAGAGCGTTACGAGACCTCCTTGGCGATTGCACAAGCGTGTGCTGCCACAACACACCGATCACGGCGGTGTGATGTGGCATGGCGCCTATGTCGGGTGGTTGGAGGAGGCTCGCGTGGAAGCCCTCGCTGCGGTGGGGCTGCCCTACCGGCTGATGGCGCTTGAAGGGTTGGAAATGCCAGTGGTGCGCATGGACATGTCCTATAAGCGAGCCCTTTTGCATGGCGACCAGGTTGTGCTTCTAAGCCATGCGCTTCCCCCTGAGGGTCCCCGCTGGCGATGGCAGACGCGCTTGTTAAGGCCAGATGGTGATTGCGCCTTCGAGGCCCATGTGGAGTTGGTGTTGGTCCGTCTCGACGGTGACAGGCGCCAGGTTTTGCGTCGCCCACCACCGTCCGTGGCATCAGCGCTTCAGCTGCTGACCCAGGGCCCAACCCAATAA
- a CDS encoding DNA-processing protein DprA — MRALRAVAQAHQLPLADLWSWPLWRLQRELRWPDALMKRVQSYRLSKGTSPSVGVPDNALLPLDQDWPIAFEGLKRPPLAVHWSGRKPCWPLLSAQKAVAVVGTRRPSDHGRRMAHALGQGLARAGWPVVSGLAEGIDAASHHGCLAAGGRPIGVLGTPLDRVYPSEHEALQAEVESAGLLFSEWPCGARVQRSNFALRNRLLVSVSCALVVVECPETSGSLLSAQIAQTQDCPVWVVPGDALRWSCQGSNRLLQEGATPLLSPESLIAALGPGPLAPASTASKRSDRSRPSGERHPSLLRWVDEGFTLEQLSAELSCSPNQLAHELLQLELEGVIEPKPGLRWRSV, encoded by the coding sequence ATGCGGGCCCTCAGGGCTGTTGCTCAAGCGCATCAGCTGCCCTTGGCTGATCTGTGGTCATGGCCTCTCTGGCGTTTGCAAAGAGAGCTGAGGTGGCCCGACGCCTTGATGAAGCGCGTCCAGTCGTATCGGCTGAGCAAAGGGACGTCCCCCAGCGTTGGGGTTCCGGACAATGCTCTGCTGCCCCTGGACCAAGACTGGCCGATCGCATTTGAAGGATTGAAGCGTCCTCCTCTCGCGGTGCACTGGTCGGGGCGGAAGCCGTGCTGGCCGTTGTTATCCGCTCAGAAGGCTGTCGCGGTGGTCGGAACGCGCCGGCCGTCGGATCATGGCCGGCGGATGGCCCACGCGCTTGGTCAGGGCCTTGCCCGTGCTGGTTGGCCCGTGGTGAGTGGTCTTGCGGAAGGCATTGATGCCGCCTCTCACCATGGTTGTCTTGCAGCGGGTGGACGTCCGATTGGTGTTCTGGGTACGCCTTTGGATCGTGTGTATCCGTCTGAGCATGAGGCCCTGCAGGCCGAAGTTGAGTCTGCTGGCTTGTTGTTCAGCGAATGGCCCTGCGGTGCGCGGGTGCAGCGATCCAACTTTGCGTTGCGGAATCGCCTTCTGGTGAGTGTGTCTTGTGCCCTGGTGGTGGTTGAGTGCCCTGAAACAAGCGGCTCACTGTTGTCAGCTCAGATCGCTCAGACTCAGGATTGTCCTGTGTGGGTGGTCCCAGGGGATGCGCTGCGCTGGTCTTGTCAAGGCAGCAATCGTTTGTTGCAGGAGGGGGCAACACCGTTGCTATCTCCGGAATCGTTGATTGCCGCCCTGGGACCAGGACCACTTGCGCCAGCGAGCACGGCGTCGAAGCGATCGGATCGATCCCGGCCCTCCGGCGAGCGGCATCCCTCGCTTTTGCGATGGGTGGATGAAGGTTTCACCCTTGAGCAGTTATCTGCAGAACTCAGCTGCAGCCCAAATCAGTTGGCGCATGAGTTGTTGCAACTCGAGCTCGAAGGTGTCATCGAGCCCAAGCCTGGTCTGCGTTGGCGGTCCGTCTAA
- the prmC gene encoding peptide chain release factor N(5)-glutamine methyltransferase: MGVIRCKGTDLLVWRRELIRQGGRAVDLDWLLSMAADCSWGDLQKLRICPDVEIELSSSLTQLTDLWIQHRDQHIPLQHLVGLCPWRDFELEVSADALIPRQETELLIDLALQCSPEDALVKEGIWADLGTGSGALAVALARALPHWQGHGVDSSSQALALAERNLRALAGESRWQLHLGNWWEPLKPWWGQFGLVLSNPPYIPTAVIDDLAPVVKDHEPHLALCGGEDGLDCCRQIIRDASRALAPGGWILLEHHHDQNAMVLKLLSEAGFERPEARSDLQGIPRFALAQRPCHPLPLASS; encoded by the coding sequence ATGGGCGTGATTCGCTGCAAGGGAACAGATCTACTGGTGTGGAGGCGGGAGCTGATCCGTCAGGGTGGGCGTGCTGTGGACTTGGATTGGCTGCTTTCGATGGCGGCAGATTGCTCCTGGGGTGATCTGCAAAAACTGCGCATTTGCCCAGACGTTGAGATCGAGCTGAGTTCTTCGTTGACCCAGCTCACAGATCTTTGGATCCAGCATCGCGATCAGCACATTCCGCTTCAGCACTTGGTTGGCCTCTGTCCATGGCGCGATTTTGAGCTGGAGGTGTCAGCCGATGCCTTGATTCCGCGTCAAGAAACCGAGCTGCTCATCGATTTGGCGTTGCAGTGTTCTCCAGAAGATGCCCTGGTTAAGGAAGGGATCTGGGCCGACTTGGGAACAGGCTCAGGAGCTTTGGCCGTGGCGCTTGCCCGTGCTCTCCCTCACTGGCAGGGGCATGGCGTTGACTCCAGCAGTCAGGCGCTTGCTCTGGCGGAACGCAACCTGAGGGCCCTCGCTGGCGAAAGTCGTTGGCAACTCCATCTCGGCAACTGGTGGGAACCGCTCAAACCATGGTGGGGGCAGTTTGGTCTTGTGTTGAGTAATCCGCCTTACATCCCCACCGCTGTCATCGATGACCTGGCGCCCGTCGTTAAAGACCATGAACCTCATCTAGCGCTCTGTGGTGGTGAGGATGGACTCGACTGTTGCCGGCAGATCATTCGAGATGCCAGCAGAGCCTTAGCTCCAGGAGGCTGGATCCTCTTGGAGCACCACCATGACCAGAATGCAATGGTGCTGAAGTTACTCAGTGAGGCAGGTTTCGAGCGGCCAGAAGCCCGCTCTGATCTTCAGGGCATCCCCCGCTTTGCACTTGCTCAGCGACCCTGCCATCCATTGCCTCTGGCCAGTTCATAG
- a CDS encoding Sua5/YciO/YrdC/YwlC family protein yields MTINPLKLLDRDGLDGHLRAGGAALLPTDTLPALAALPEQAGQIWRLKKRPQDKPLILMGADVDALLCHICPEARADASALAQRHWPGALTLVLPAFGPCAEALNPGVATLGLRIPACEPMLDLLRCSGPLATTSANVSGEPASRTEREAAVAFPDLPLLAPIPWSSPSCQASSVIAWRGSQRWHWLRKGAVMPAGVVSLPECSG; encoded by the coding sequence ATGACGATCAATCCCCTCAAGTTGTTGGATCGCGATGGCCTCGACGGGCATTTGCGTGCCGGGGGTGCTGCTTTGCTCCCTACAGACACCCTTCCGGCATTGGCTGCGCTGCCAGAGCAGGCGGGTCAAATTTGGCGCTTGAAAAAACGTCCACAGGACAAGCCCTTGATCCTGATGGGTGCTGACGTTGATGCGCTGTTATGTCATATCTGCCCCGAAGCTCGAGCCGATGCCAGTGCCCTTGCGCAACGGCACTGGCCAGGGGCCCTCACTCTGGTGTTGCCCGCCTTTGGGCCCTGCGCAGAAGCCCTCAACCCTGGAGTGGCAACGCTGGGTTTGCGTATTCCAGCTTGCGAGCCGATGTTGGATCTTCTGCGTTGCAGCGGTCCGCTTGCCACGACCAGTGCCAATGTGTCTGGTGAACCTGCCAGCCGAACCGAGAGGGAGGCGGCGGTTGCGTTCCCAGACTTGCCATTGCTTGCGCCGATCCCTTGGTCTAGTCCGTCCTGTCAAGCGAGCTCGGTGATTGCTTGGCGAGGATCGCAACGTTGGCATTGGCTGCGCAAAGGCGCTGTGATGCCAGCAGGTGTGGTGAGCCTTCCCGAATGCTCTGGTTAA
- a CDS encoding response regulator transcription factor, with the protein MVLEASPDVMAEQGFTPAETTVIQLLLEGLSNRAIASRLVVSIRTVESHISNALEKSGCRSRLELSMWWLNTHSEATRTCSGKLPSMPA; encoded by the coding sequence ATGGTTCTGGAAGCATCTCCAGACGTCATGGCTGAGCAAGGCTTCACCCCCGCAGAAACCACCGTGATCCAACTCCTTCTGGAAGGGCTTAGCAATCGGGCGATCGCATCCCGACTTGTGGTGAGCATCCGCACTGTGGAAAGTCACATCAGCAACGCCCTCGAGAAAAGTGGTTGCCGCTCGAGACTTGAACTTTCGATGTGGTGGCTCAACACCCATTCAGAAGCGACGAGAACGTGCAGCGGTAAACTCCCATCAATGCCGGCTTAG
- the minE gene encoding cell division topological specificity factor MinE: MTLRDLVDKLLGRQPASASTARDRLQLVLAHDRSDLSPELLDQMRREIFEVVAKYVDIDLEEGDVSLETEDRVTALVANLPFRRPIASTTPKSD, translated from the coding sequence ATGACTCTCCGTGACCTCGTCGACAAATTGCTTGGACGTCAACCAGCAAGCGCCAGCACTGCCAGAGACAGGCTTCAGCTCGTTCTGGCGCATGACCGCAGTGACCTAAGCCCTGAACTTCTCGACCAAATGCGTCGTGAAATTTTTGAAGTGGTGGCCAAATACGTTGATATCGACCTAGAGGAAGGCGATGTGAGCTTGGAAACCGAGGATCGCGTCACGGCCCTGGTTGCCAACTTGCCGTTTCGGCGACCAATCGCATCAACGACTCCCAAATCGGACTAG
- the minD gene encoding septum site-determining protein MinD, with the protein MTSNSRTILICSGKGGVGKTTLTANLGIALAQRGSSTVVLDADFGLRNLDLLLGLENRIVYTAQEVLAETCRLDQALVKHKQVPNLALLPAGNPRMLEWLKPEDMQAIVSMLEKRFDYVLIDCPAGIEDGFKNAVAAAREAIVITTPEVSAVRDADRVIGLLNTHGVTPVQLVLNRVRPKMMANQEMLAVDDVTDILALPLLGLVLEDEQVIVSTNRGEPLTLNGTKSPAAKAYGNIAGRLQGEDISLLDPSKERSGLRATVRRLMQTKIF; encoded by the coding sequence GTGACGTCAAATTCGCGAACGATCTTGATCTGCTCCGGCAAGGGGGGCGTCGGTAAGACCACCCTTACGGCCAACTTGGGCATAGCCCTCGCCCAGCGTGGTTCCAGCACTGTTGTCCTGGATGCCGACTTCGGTTTACGCAACCTGGATCTGTTGCTTGGACTCGAAAACCGAATTGTTTATACAGCTCAAGAGGTTTTGGCCGAGACCTGCCGCTTGGACCAGGCCTTGGTGAAGCACAAACAGGTCCCGAATCTGGCCTTGCTGCCTGCTGGCAATCCGCGGATGCTCGAGTGGCTCAAACCAGAAGACATGCAGGCCATTGTCTCCATGCTTGAGAAACGATTCGATTACGTGTTAATCGACTGCCCCGCAGGCATTGAAGACGGCTTTAAGAACGCCGTTGCCGCAGCGCGTGAAGCCATTGTGATCACCACTCCTGAAGTGTCAGCTGTGCGAGATGCGGATCGAGTGATCGGATTGCTCAACACCCACGGGGTGACCCCAGTCCAACTCGTTCTCAATCGAGTTAGGCCCAAAATGATGGCCAATCAAGAAATGTTGGCGGTGGATGACGTCACCGACATCCTGGCTCTCCCCTTGCTGGGATTAGTGCTCGAAGATGAGCAGGTGATCGTTAGCACCAATCGGGGCGAACCACTCACCCTGAATGGGACCAAATCACCAGCAGCCAAGGCCTACGGCAATATTGCCGGCCGCCTTCAAGGCGAAGACATTTCATTGCTGGACCCCTCTAAGGAGCGTTCGGGCCTACGGGCCACCGTGCGCCGCTTGATGCAAACGAAGATCTTCTGA
- the minC gene encoding septum site-determining protein MinC produces MALTQETLQAGCHRLVLPNNRHIPWQDTLADQLSGLEGKDLELDSGEWLLNCRVLSALQAQLEERSCRLLSIKSCHPLTVVSANALGIPAQLTTPQRVDPLPEGAEDKQAPALLIHRATLRSGDHLKARHHVLLIGDVNPGAQISAGGNVLIWGRLRGSAHAGVQGDLNARITALQLRPLQLRIADLVARGPEEKPQPGLAEEARIVDGVISIEPADPRTDLSVQELSADLNN; encoded by the coding sequence GTGGCTTTGACCCAAGAGACCCTTCAAGCTGGATGCCATCGCCTGGTTTTGCCCAACAATCGGCACATCCCTTGGCAAGACACCCTCGCTGACCAACTCAGTGGCCTGGAGGGCAAGGATCTCGAATTGGATAGCGGGGAGTGGTTGTTGAATTGCCGGGTGCTCTCTGCCTTGCAAGCGCAACTTGAGGAGCGCAGCTGCCGATTGCTGTCCATCAAAAGCTGCCATCCACTCACCGTGGTCAGCGCCAACGCCCTTGGCATTCCAGCTCAACTCACCACACCACAGCGTGTCGATCCGCTTCCTGAAGGTGCTGAGGACAAGCAGGCCCCAGCACTGCTGATCCATCGAGCCACCCTGCGATCGGGAGACCATCTCAAAGCACGCCACCACGTTTTGCTCATTGGCGATGTCAATCCAGGTGCGCAAATCAGTGCCGGGGGAAACGTCCTGATCTGGGGACGCCTCCGTGGTTCTGCTCATGCAGGGGTTCAAGGCGATCTGAATGCCCGGATCACGGCCTTACAGCTCCGTCCTCTTCAGCTACGAATCGCGGATCTTGTCGCCAGGGGACCAGAGGAGAAACCCCAACCTGGTCTTGCGGAGGAAGCCCGCATTGTGGATGGGGTGATTTCGATCGAGCCTGCTGATCCCCGCACTGACTTGTCAGTGCAAGAGCTTTCGGCCGATTTAAACAATTAA
- a CDS encoding HD domain-containing protein, with translation MSSRTYHDPLHGGIALNTDDPAEALVLELVDAAPFQRLRRIRQLGPAFLTFHGAESSRFTHSLGVFHIARQAFRRLLAMDPSLERHRGVLYAAALLHDLGHAPLSHTGEEMFGTHHERWSARIVREHSAIYEPLERFQPGSSEAVAALLEHGTTQRRVIKDLVSSQLDCDRLDYLLRDSYSTGTSYGQLDLERILAALTLAPDGELAIHPKGLMAVEHYLVVRNLMYRSVYNHRLNVVCNWLLEQMIRLARELGPDRVWADSTMRCWLWSSHELDLTSYLANDDLRTGYHLLRWQEEAPRPLADLCDRFLNRRLLKALDVDNLSKETQLECLAQARGLAEAKGLDPSLCCGLRHQQLHGYHPYRGGLRLWNGQQLQALEQSSALVKSLSKPASTSWLIYPKQIGQELKRIVGQYEADI, from the coding sequence ATGAGTAGCCGCACTTATCACGACCCTTTGCATGGGGGCATCGCACTCAATACAGACGACCCGGCTGAAGCGCTGGTACTCGAGCTCGTTGACGCAGCCCCCTTTCAAAGGCTTCGGCGGATTCGCCAGCTCGGGCCAGCCTTTCTGACCTTCCACGGCGCCGAATCCAGCCGGTTTACCCACTCTCTTGGCGTTTTCCACATCGCGCGACAGGCCTTTCGGCGCCTGTTGGCAATGGATCCATCGCTGGAACGTCATCGGGGGGTGCTCTACGCGGCAGCCCTGCTCCATGACTTGGGTCATGCGCCCCTGAGCCACACCGGCGAGGAAATGTTTGGCACCCACCATGAGCGGTGGTCCGCACGCATCGTTCGAGAGCACTCCGCGATTTACGAGCCGCTCGAACGATTCCAACCAGGAAGCTCAGAAGCCGTGGCCGCTCTGCTGGAGCACGGCACCACACAGCGGAGAGTGATTAAAGACCTCGTGAGCAGCCAACTCGACTGCGACAGGCTCGATTACTTGTTGCGAGATAGCTACAGCACAGGGACGAGCTATGGCCAGCTGGATTTAGAGAGAATCCTGGCCGCACTAACCCTGGCGCCAGATGGGGAACTCGCCATCCACCCCAAGGGCCTCATGGCCGTTGAGCATTACCTCGTGGTGCGAAACCTGATGTACCGGAGTGTCTACAACCACCGCCTCAATGTGGTCTGCAATTGGCTGCTGGAACAAATGATTCGCCTGGCCCGTGAGCTAGGCCCCGATCGTGTTTGGGCAGATTCAACGATGCGCTGCTGGCTTTGGTCCTCCCATGAGCTCGACCTGACGTCCTATTTGGCCAACGATGACCTACGAACTGGCTATCACTTGCTGCGCTGGCAAGAGGAAGCCCCTCGCCCACTGGCCGATCTCTGCGATCGGTTCCTCAACCGACGACTCCTCAAAGCACTGGATGTGGACAATCTCTCGAAGGAAACGCAACTCGAATGCTTGGCCCAAGCCAGGGGGTTGGCAGAAGCGAAGGGATTGGATCCGAGTTTGTGCTGCGGACTACGTCATCAACAACTGCATGGTTATCACCCCTATCGCGGGGGGCTGAGGCTCTGGAATGGTCAACAACTTCAAGCACTCGAGCAAAGCTCGGCACTCGTCAAAAGTCTGAGCAAACCGGCCAGCACCAGCTGGCTGATCTATCCAAAGCAAATCGGTCAGGAGCTGAAACGAATCGTGGGTCAATACGAGGCGGACATCTAA